CGGAACTGTACAGGATGATAAACGCGGCACCGGCCAGCACCATGAGGCCACCAAGCAGGGGCAGGTCGATGTGAAGCTTCTGCAACCAACCCTGGGAGGCTTGTTGGTGGCTGCTGAAGGAAATGAACGGCTCTTCCGCCATCAGGGACTGCCTTTCAGGTACTGTTCGATGACGGCCCTGGCGATGGGCGCCGCCACCGAGCCGCCATGTCCCCCGTTTTCCGCCAGTACCGCAACGGCGATGCGCGGATCCTCGGCGGGCGCAAAGGCAATAAACCAAGCATGGTCCTTGAGGGTTTCCTTCACGTGCATCTTCTTGTAATCCTGATCCTGGCGCACCGTGAATACCTGTGCCGTGCCGGTCTTGCCGGCGACGTGATAGCTCAGTCCCGGGGCGATGCCTTTGGCCGTCCCGGCCTGACTGTGAACCACATCGACCATGGCGTCCACCACCGTGCGCCAGTGCGCCGGATCGATGGAAATCCTTTCCGCGGCACCGCGTGGATAGGGGCTGGCGTCGTTCGTGGGAGATTTGATCGTCCCAACGACCCGCGGCTGCACCACCCTGCCCTTGCTGGCCAGTGTGGCCACCGCGCGCGCCAGTTGCACCGGCGTAACCTGGACATAGCCCTGGCCGATGCCGGCGATCAAGGTTTCACCGGGAAACCAGGGTTGGCGGCGGTGGCGTTTTTTCCACTCCAGGGAGGGATACAAGCCGTTGCGTTCTCCGTCCAGATCGATGCCGGTTTTCTGCCCGAAACCAAACTGCGTCATGTAGTCGTGCATGCGCTCGATCCCCAGGTGCTGCGCCAGGTCGTAGAAATACACATCGCAGGATTGCACGATGGCGTAGCGCATATCCACCGTGCCGTGACCGCCCTTGCGCCAGTCGCGGTACTTGTGTTCAGAGCCGGACAGGCGGTAGAAGCCCGGACAATAGACATGATGTCCAGGGCTGAACTGGCCCAGGGTCAGGCCGGCCAGCGCCATGAAGGGCTTAACCGTGGAGCCCGGCGGATAGACGCCACGCAGGGCGCGGTTGTAGAGCGGCCGGCTGGGCGAGGATTGCAGCGCCTCGTAGGCGTCGCGCTTGATGCCCTGGACGAAGGGGTTGGGATCGAAGCTGGGCTTGCTGGCCAAAACCAGCACATTGCCGGTGTCGGGCTCGATGGCTACCACCGAGCCGTTGAAGTCCTGCAGCGCATCGAAGGCGGTCTTCTGCAGCTTGATATCCAGTGTCAGGTGCAGATCAGCTCCGGACAGCGGCTCATTCTGGCCGATGACGTTGATCGACCGTCCCTGCACATTGGTTTCCAGTTCTTCGTAACCGGTCTTGCCATGCAGCAGGGACTCGTAGGTTTTCTCCACCCCGTTCTTGCCGATGTGGAAGGTACCGCTGTAGACGGATGGGTCCAGGGTCTGCAGTTCGGCCTCGCTGATGCGGCCCACATAGCCCACCACGTGCGCCGTGAGTTCGCCGTAAGGGTAGGCGCGCAACAGCCGGGCATGGATCTCCACGCCAGGGAAATAGGGCATTTTCACCGCAAAACGGGCGATTTCCTCTTCGCTCAGTTGCAGGCGGAGCGGCACGCCTTCGAAAATCTTGTGGCGCGTGCGCAGGGAGTTGAAGCGGGCGATTTCTTCGTCCGTGATGTTCAGCAGCTTTTTCAGCTCGGCCAGGGTCGCGCCCATGTCGGGCACCTGCTCGGGGATCAGCTCCAAGCTATAGGTCGGGTAGTTGTCCGCCAGCACCTCGCCATTACGGTCGAAGATCATGCCTCGTGTGGGCGGCAGGGGCGAAATTTTCACCCGGTTGTCCCGCGACAGCGTGGCGTAGTATTCATGTCCGACCACCTGCAGATAGATCAGCCTGACGGTCAGGGCCGCCGTCGCCACGGCGATGAAAAGGGCGCTGGCAACGATGCGATTGAGGAATAGCCGCTGCTCGCGGAAGCGGTCCTTGATGGTGAATTCCTGGATCATTGCCGAATGTCCGGCATGTGTGCGCTGTTGGCCCGGGCGCGGTCAGAAGATGTGGAAACTGCGCCGTACATGCCGGAGAGCCACGAAAATGGCGGGCCACAGGGCCGCGCCAGTCAGGGATGGCAGCCAATAAGCGAGGCTGAGGCTGTTGGCGCCCTTGTGATTCTGCGACCAGAGCACCAGGAGCTGGCTCGCCAGCAGCAGCGGCAGGGTAGCCACCGCCTGCTGATACAGGGGGTACAGCCGCAGCTGCCGGTGCAGATGCAGGCAGCAATAAGCGACCACGGCGTAGGCCAGGGCGTGCTGCCCGAGCAGCCGTCCGGTCAGCACATCGGTGATCAGCCCCGTGAACCAGGCCGTGCCCACCCCGACCCGGTCCGGGAGTGCCAGATTCCAATAGATCAGGAACAACAGTACCCAATCCGGATTGTAGATGGACAGCCCGTGGGGGAGCGCGACGATCCTCATGGCCATCGCCAGGATCAGGCTGAAGGCCACGACCAGCGTGGCGATCGGATTATTGGCGGGCATGGGGCGCTCCCCGGGCCTTGCCCCGGATCGCGGGGTTCGGCGTCGGCGCGGCTGAGGGCGCCGGCGTTTCCGGCGCCTGCTCAGCGGGCGGCGGAATGCGCGGGATCGGGTCCTGTTTGCTCCATACCATCAGCAATTCGCGGCTTCGGTCCAGCTTGGCCAGGGGCACGGCCGTGACCTTGGCAAAGGGGCTGGTCTGCGTGGAAAGGGTGGTCACGGTCGCCACGGGGTAACCTTGCGGGAAAACCCCGCCCATGCCCGATGTCACCAGCAGGTCGCCGGGCTTGATATCCGCATTGCTGGTCAGATAGGGCAGGTAGAGTTTGTCGATTTGTCCGGAGCCTAGGGCGATGGTGCGCAGGCCATTGCGGTTTACTTGAACCGGAATCGCGTGGTTTGGATCGGTGATGAGCATCACCTGGGCGTTGTAGGGCGTGACTCTCAGGACTTGTCCAACCACGCCGCTGGCGTCTACCACCGGCTGCCCCGGATAGATGCCGAAGCGGCTGCCCTTGTTGACCATGACCACGTGCTCGTAGGGGACCAGGTTGACTTCCAGCAGTTCGGCGATGAGCACCTGCTCGCCCAGCTTGAACGAGGTTTCCAGCAGGCCGCGCAGGCGGATGTTCTCCTGTTGCAGGGAATCGAACTTGAGCAGCTGCGATTTGAGCCGAATCTGCTCCTCATGCAGGCGCTGGTTGTCTTTCAGCAGTTCCTCGCGACTGGACAAGCTTTCGGACAAGTTGCGCCACCCGTTGATCGGCGAACTCACCAGTTGCTGCAGCGGATACACCAGCACCGCAAGGCTGGTGCGCAATGGATTCAGCATGCCGCGTTGCTCGGCGGCCAAGAGGGCGAAGGAGGCCAGGACACAAGCAAGCAGCCTGAGATTGAGCGAAGGTCCCTTGGTAAAGATCGGTTTGATGAACTATCTCCCTGCCGAGGCGTGCGCCGCACGCAGCGGCGGCGTCATTCCAGCGAAAAAGGCGCCGATCCCTTTTCGTCCAGCAGTTCCAGCACCCGGCCGCCGCCCCGCGCCACGCAGGTCAGCGGGTCTTCGGCGATGAGCACCGGCAGCCCCGTCTCCTCGGCGATGAGGCGGTCGATGTCCTTCAGCAGCGCGCCGCCACCGGTGAGGATGATGCCGCGCTCGGCCACGTCGGCGCCCAGTTCCGGAGGGGTCTGCTCCAGCGCCAGCTTCACCGCCTGGACGATGCCGGCCAGGGGTTCCTGCAGGGCCTCCAGGATCTCGTTGCTGTTGAGCACGAAGCTGCGCGGAATGCCTTCCGACAGGTTGCGGCCCTTGACCTCGATCTCGCGGACTTCGCTGCCCGGGTAGGCGGTGCCGATCTCGTGCTTGATACGCTCCGCCGTGGCTTCGCCGATCAGGGTGCCGTAGTTGCGGCGCACGTAGTTCATGATCGCCTCATCCAGGCGGTCGCCGCCGATGCGCACCGAGGCGGAATAGACGATGCCGTTCAATGAGATGACGGCGACTTCCGACGTGCCGCCGCCGATGTCGATGACCATGGAGCCACGCGCCTCGTTCACCGGCAGGCCCGCCCCCACGGCAGCGGCCATGGGCTCCTCGATCAGGTAGACTTCACGCGCGCCGGCGCCGGCGGCGGATTCCTTGATGGCGCGCCGCTCCACCTGGGTGGAGCCGCAGGGGACGCAGATCAACACGCGGGGACTCGGGCGCAGCAGCTTGCTCTTGTGCACCTTGTGGATGAAATACTGGAGCATCTTTTCCGTGACCGTGAAATCGGCGATCACGCCGTCCTTCAGCGGGCGGATGGCGGTGATGTTGCCCGGCGTCCTGCCCAGCATGGACTTGGCCGCGGCGCCCACCGCGGCGATGGTCTTGGACCCCCGCGCCTTGTCTTCGCGGATGGCCACTACCGACGGCTCATTCACCACGATGCCTTGTCCCCGTATGTATATCAGCGTGTTGGCCGTTCCCAGATCGATGGACAAGTCATTGGAAAAAAAACCGCGCAGGCGTTTGAACATGAGCGTCGCAATCCTGTGAAAAAAGTCCGTGAAAAATTGTTTTAATGTAGCAAGGTGCTGGGGATCAGGGCAAGTTGGGATATGATAGCGCATCGCTCACCGGACCGGCCCTCGAGCCGACCGACGGACGCGGTGCAGGGAGGCGCAGAGGCGTTTCTCGGCCGCTTGCGGGGCTTGTCCGCGTTCATGATGATGGGCCACACACAGA
This Methyloterricola oryzae DNA region includes the following protein-coding sequences:
- the mrdA gene encoding penicillin-binding protein 2, with amino-acid sequence MIQEFTIKDRFREQRLFLNRIVASALFIAVATAALTVRLIYLQVVGHEYYATLSRDNRVKISPLPPTRGMIFDRNGEVLADNYPTYSLELIPEQVPDMGATLAELKKLLNITDEEIARFNSLRTRHKIFEGVPLRLQLSEEEIARFAVKMPYFPGVEIHARLLRAYPYGELTAHVVGYVGRISEAELQTLDPSVYSGTFHIGKNGVEKTYESLLHGKTGYEELETNVQGRSINVIGQNEPLSGADLHLTLDIKLQKTAFDALQDFNGSVVAIEPDTGNVLVLASKPSFDPNPFVQGIKRDAYEALQSSPSRPLYNRALRGVYPPGSTVKPFMALAGLTLGQFSPGHHVYCPGFYRLSGSEHKYRDWRKGGHGTVDMRYAIVQSCDVYFYDLAQHLGIERMHDYMTQFGFGQKTGIDLDGERNGLYPSLEWKKRHRRQPWFPGETLIAGIGQGYVQVTPVQLARAVATLASKGRVVQPRVVGTIKSPTNDASPYPRGAAERISIDPAHWRTVVDAMVDVVHSQAGTAKGIAPGLSYHVAGKTGTAQVFTVRQDQDYKKMHVKETLKDHAWFIAFAPAEDPRIAVAVLAENGGHGGSVAAPIARAVIEQYLKGSP
- the mreD gene encoding rod shape-determining protein MreD, with the translated sequence MPANNPIATLVVAFSLILAMAMRIVALPHGLSIYNPDWVLLFLIYWNLALPDRVGVGTAWFTGLITDVLTGRLLGQHALAYAVVAYCCLHLHRQLRLYPLYQQAVATLPLLLASQLLVLWSQNHKGANSLSLAYWLPSLTGAALWPAIFVALRHVRRSFHIF
- the mreC gene encoding rod shape-determining protein MreC, with protein sequence MKPIFTKGPSLNLRLLACVLASFALLAAEQRGMLNPLRTSLAVLVYPLQQLVSSPINGWRNLSESLSSREELLKDNQRLHEEQIRLKSQLLKFDSLQQENIRLRGLLETSFKLGEQVLIAELLEVNLVPYEHVVMVNKGSRFGIYPGQPVVDASGVVGQVLRVTPYNAQVMLITDPNHAIPVQVNRNGLRTIALGSGQIDKLYLPYLTSNADIKPGDLLVTSGMGGVFPQGYPVATVTTLSTQTSPFAKVTAVPLAKLDRSRELLMVWSKQDPIPRIPPPAEQAPETPAPSAAPTPNPAIRGKARGAPHARQ
- a CDS encoding rod shape-determining protein, whose product is MFKRLRGFFSNDLSIDLGTANTLIYIRGQGIVVNEPSVVAIREDKARGSKTIAAVGAAAKSMLGRTPGNITAIRPLKDGVIADFTVTEKMLQYFIHKVHKSKLLRPSPRVLICVPCGSTQVERRAIKESAAGAGAREVYLIEEPMAAAVGAGLPVNEARGSMVIDIGGGTSEVAVISLNGIVYSASVRIGGDRLDEAIMNYVRRNYGTLIGEATAERIKHEIGTAYPGSEVREIEVKGRNLSEGIPRSFVLNSNEILEALQEPLAGIVQAVKLALEQTPPELGADVAERGIILTGGGALLKDIDRLIAEETGLPVLIAEDPLTCVARGGGRVLELLDEKGSAPFSLE